From the genome of Streptomyces spinoverrucosus:
GTATCTTCCGCCGCCCACCTGCATGGATCATGGTCGGCATGTCGATCACCTCCCGGCGCAGCCTGCTCGCCGTTTTCGCGGCCTCGGCCGCCTCCGTCCCGTTCAGCGGCCTGGCCGCCGCTCCTGCGCGCGCAGCCGCCGAATCGGTCCACACCGTCGAGCCGCTGGCCGCTCCCGCCGGCCTCACCTCGGCCCGCTCCTCGGTGACGCTGCCGCCGCTGAACGCCTCCTACTTCACGCAGGTCACCCTGAACACGCCGCTGACCGCGACCGTGCTGCCGGGCACCCCGGCCCGGACCGAGGTCACCTCGGGCGGTCGGCGCGTCGCGCTGCTGACCCACGGGGCCCGGACCGTCGTACTGCCCGGCCCGGAGCGGACGTTCACGGAGAACAAGAAGCCCTTCGTCGACGACTTCCAGCGCACCCGGCAGGACTCCTGGGGCAGTTCTCCCGGCGGCGGAAGCTGGTCCACCCTCGGGCCCGCCGACACGGACTACTCGGTGCAGCCGGGCACCGGCGTCATCGCCCTCACCACCGACTACGCCAGCCGTCACGCCAGCGTGCGGGACGCGGAGATCACGGACGTGGACGTCCGGTCCGTGGCCCGGTTCGACAAGGTGCCCACCGGCCAGGCCTGCTCCTACGCCCTGTCCTTCGGCTACCAGGACACCCACAACAACTACCGGGCCCGGCTGTCCTTCCTCACCACCGGCGCCGTCGAACTGCGGGTCGAGAAGGAGGTCGACGACGCGGTCAGCCAGCTGACGTCCGCCGTCTCCCTAGCCACCGGTGTCCCCGCGGGCACCGACTGGACGATCCGGGTCCGCCGCGAGGGCACTCGCATCCGGGTCAAGGCCTGGCGCTCGGCCACCGCGGAACCGTCCGCCTGGACCGTCGACACCACCGACCCCGACGCCACCTTCGCCCAGGGACGCGTGGGCCTGCGCGCGCTCGCCAACGACGGCTGCAGCAACCTGCCGGTCAGGCTGCTCGTCAGCCACTTCGAGGTGAGCGCCGCGAACTGGGCGACGCCGCCGACCGTCACCCACGGCGACTGGGTACGCGTACTGCCGGAGCCCTTCGACGGCACCTGGACGCCCGAGCTCGAAAAGATCATCCGCGGCTGGGCCGGCTCCACCGCGCCCGATGTCCTGGCCCACGCGGCGATGTTCCT
Proteins encoded in this window:
- a CDS encoding NlpC/P60 family protein produces the protein MSITSRRSLLAVFAASAASVPFSGLAAAPARAAAESVHTVEPLAAPAGLTSARSSVTLPPLNASYFTQVTLNTPLTATVLPGTPARTEVTSGGRRVALLTHGARTVVLPGPERTFTENKKPFVDDFQRTRQDSWGSSPGGGSWSTLGPADTDYSVQPGTGVIALTTDYASRHASVRDAEITDVDVRSVARFDKVPTGQACSYALSFGYQDTHNNYRARLSFLTTGAVELRVEKEVDDAVSQLTSAVSLATGVPAGTDWTIRVRREGTRIRVKAWRSATAEPSAWTVDTTDPDATFAQGRVGLRALANDGCSNLPVRLLVSHFEVSAANWATPPTVTHGDWVRVLPEPFDGTWTPELEKIIRGWAGSTAPDVLAHAAMFLAGAPAVVAGSGPAKDKQVLGESGYGYLDPQGNRYEGADFHEYMNVGWTFPDGAYTGPSSKQVGNLDCSGYTRMVYGYHMGVPMAAGQDTSGTRIPRKSRDMAEYAPGVRIARTDGTNPPAAPLLQPGDLVLFNADSGDDTTTVTVDHVGIYLGKDTAGKRRFLSSRKTVNGPTMSDLGGASLLDGTGLYATTLHTVHRL